A genomic segment from Takifugu rubripes chromosome 20, fTakRub1.2, whole genome shotgun sequence encodes:
- the tbc1d23 gene encoding TBC1 domain family member 23 isoform X2 translates to MADEVEEAIRGVWDQDLAEPLDSEGSDTEMERGIVQVQQHSAQHRAKMWKIALNVSGKGDSLSSWDGVLDLPEQTLIHHRSQQLIDQLEMSEEERADVVSDVESVITFYCKSRNISFSPELSWPHLLKPLLGLQLPRSDLYNCFYAFMNKYIPRDCVANGRPFHLYRLLLQYHEPELCSFLDTKKITPDSYAINWLGSLFSSHCLPDVTQAMWDFYLQQADPFLVFFVMLIILVNAKESILAQEGDSKEDIIKMLESSPSLLEAEDIEDLFSLAQYYQSKTPLSFRKMNQNLFGSSLVALKEEDTDLSQALCMPVSVPEILQANQQDGVRFFVVDCRPAEQYNSGHLSTAFHLDSDLMLQNPSEFALSVKSLLEAQKQSLESGSIASGEHLCFMGSGREEEDMYMNMVLAHFLQKNKEYVSIAKGGFMALQKHLVDMNVEGLDSSYIHWIVSTSGSHSSLSSADGESLSGSADGKGVKSLVNKMTFALKSKSVNVKEKMISFIENTSTPVERHVSSSDRVGKAYRGVKPVFSIADEEEYDTDEIDSSSMSDDDRKEIVNVQTWMNKPDVKHRIPCNEVKETGHMFPSHLLITATHMYCLREIASRRGFAYIQSRQALNSVVKITSKKKHPELITFKFGSNSSAGGEITAVERYLIPNAGDATKVIKQQIMKVLDALESS, encoded by the exons ATGGCGgatgaggtggaggaagctATCCGGGGCGTCTG GGACCAGGACTTAGCAGAGCCTCTGGACTCTGAAGGCTCTGACacggagatggagagagggattGTGCAGGTCCAGCAGCATTCAGCTCAACATCGAGCCAAAATGTGGAAG ATTGCTTTAAATGTCTCTGGAAAAGGAGACAGCCTGTCCTCATGGGATGGTGTCCTTGATTTACCAGAGCAAACTCTCATTCACCACCGGAGTCAGCAGCTGATTG ACCAGTTGGAAATGTCAGAAGAAGAGAGAGCCGATGTGGTGTCGGATGTTGAGTCAGTCATCACTTTTTACTGCAAGTCCCGGAACATCTCCTTCAGCCCGGAGCTGAGCTGGCCACACCTGCTCAAACCGCTGCTGGGGCTACAGCTTCCTCGCAGCGACCTGTACAACTGCTTCTATGCTTTCATGAACAAGTACATCCCCAG GGACTGCGTGGCAAACGGGCGACCTTTTCACCTatacaggctgctgctgcagtatcACGAACCAGAACTTTGCTCCTTTTTGGACACCAAGAAGATCACCCCCGACTCCTACGCCATCAACTGG CTGGGCAGTCTCTTTTCCAGCCACTGCCTTCCTGACGTTACCCAGGCCATGTGGGACTTCTACCTCCAGCAGGCTGACCCCTTTCTGGTCTTCTTCGTCATGCTCATCATCCTTGTCAATGCCAA AGAGTCCATCCTTGCACAAGAAGGAGACAGCAAAGAGGACATCATCA AAATGCTGGAATCATCTCCTTCACTTTTGGAAGCTGAGGACATTGAAGATTTGTTCTCACTGGCACAGTATTACCAGAGCAAGACTCCCCTGTCATTCCGAAAG ATGAACCAGAATCTCTTTGGAAGCAGCTTGGTGGCTTTGAAAGAGGAGGACACTGACCTGAGTCAAGCCCTGTGTATGCCTGTGTCTGTCCCTGAGATTCTTCAGGCCAACCAGCAG GACGGGGTCCGATTCTTTGTGGTGGATTGTCGGCCTGCAGAACAGTACAATTCCGGGCACCTGTCCACAGCCTTTCATCTGGACTCTGACCTG ATGCTCCAGAACCCCTCCGAGTTCGCTCTGTCTGTCAAGTCTCTCCTGGAGGCACAGAAGCAGTCTTTGGAGTCAGGCTCCATCGCCAGCGGGGAGCACCTGTGCTTCATGGGaagtgggagggaggaggaggacatgtaTATGAACATGGTGCTGGCACAtttcctgcag aaaaacaaagaatatGTCAGCATCGCTAAAGGAGGCTTCATGG CTCTTCAGAAACACCTGGTGGACATGAATGTGGAAGGTCTGGACTCTTCGTACATCCACTGGATCGTCAGCACCTCAGGATCTCACAGCAGCCTCAGCTCCGCCGAT GGAGAGTCGCTGAGCGGCTCCGCAGACGGCAAAGGCGTCAAGTCTTTGGTCAACAAAATGACTTTTGCTCTCAAGTCCAAGTCGGTGAACGTGAAGGAGAAGATGATCAGTTTCATCGAGAACACGTCCACCCCGGTAGAAAG ACACGTGAGCAGCAGCGACCGCGTGGGTAAAGCGTACCGCGGAGTGAAGCCTGTGTTCAGCATCGCTGATGAAGAAGAGTACGACACAG ACGAGATCGACAGCTCGTCTATGTCGGACGACGACAGGAAGGAGATCGTCAACGTCCAGACGTGGATGAACAAACCGGATGTAAAGCATCGCATTCCGTGCAACGAGGTGAAGGAAACTGGTCACATGTTTCCCAG CCACCTGCTGATCACAGCCACTCACATGTACTGTCTGCGTGAGATCGCCTCAAGGAGGGGCTTCGCCTACATCCAGTCCAGACAAGCCTTGAACTCCGTGGTGAAGATCACCTCCAAGAAGAAGCATCCAGAGCTGATCACGTTCAAGTTTGGCAGCAACTCCTCGGCTGGAGGCGAGATCACGGCAGTCGAGAG ATATTTGATACCCAATGCAGGCGACGCCACCAAGGTCATCAAGCAGCAGATCATGAAGGTGCTAGATGCTCTGGAAAGCTCATAA
- the tbc1d23 gene encoding TBC1 domain family member 23 isoform X1, with translation MADEVEEAIRGVWDQDLAEPLDSEGSDTEMERGIVQVQQHSAQHRAKMWKIALNVSGKGDSLSSWDGVLDLPEQTLIHHRSQQLIDQLEMSEEERADVVSDVESVITFYCKSRNISFSPELSWPHLLKPLLGLQLPRSDLYNCFYAFMNKYIPRDCVANGRPFHLYRLLLQYHEPELCSFLDTKKITPDSYAINWLGSLFSSHCLPDVTQAMWDFYLQQADPFLVFFVMLIILVNAKESILAQEGDSKEDIIKMLESSPSLLEAEDIEDLFSLAQYYQSKTPLSFRKMNQNLFGSSLVALKEEDTDLSQALCMPVSVPEILQANQQDGVRFFVVDCRPAEQYNSGHLSTAFHLDSDLMLQNPSEFALSVKSLLEAQKQSLESGSIASGEHLCFMGSGREEEDMYMNMVLAHFLQKNKEYVSIAKGGFMALQKHLVDMNVEGLDSSYIHWIVSTSGSHSSLSSADGESLSGSADGKGVKSLVNKMTFALKSKSVNVKEKMISFIENTSTPVERMSFNLPWPEKVTPDRHVSSSDRVGKAYRGVKPVFSIADEEEYDTDEIDSSSMSDDDRKEIVNVQTWMNKPDVKHRIPCNEVKETGHMFPSHLLITATHMYCLREIASRRGFAYIQSRQALNSVVKITSKKKHPELITFKFGSNSSAGGEITAVERYLIPNAGDATKVIKQQIMKVLDALESS, from the exons ATGGCGgatgaggtggaggaagctATCCGGGGCGTCTG GGACCAGGACTTAGCAGAGCCTCTGGACTCTGAAGGCTCTGACacggagatggagagagggattGTGCAGGTCCAGCAGCATTCAGCTCAACATCGAGCCAAAATGTGGAAG ATTGCTTTAAATGTCTCTGGAAAAGGAGACAGCCTGTCCTCATGGGATGGTGTCCTTGATTTACCAGAGCAAACTCTCATTCACCACCGGAGTCAGCAGCTGATTG ACCAGTTGGAAATGTCAGAAGAAGAGAGAGCCGATGTGGTGTCGGATGTTGAGTCAGTCATCACTTTTTACTGCAAGTCCCGGAACATCTCCTTCAGCCCGGAGCTGAGCTGGCCACACCTGCTCAAACCGCTGCTGGGGCTACAGCTTCCTCGCAGCGACCTGTACAACTGCTTCTATGCTTTCATGAACAAGTACATCCCCAG GGACTGCGTGGCAAACGGGCGACCTTTTCACCTatacaggctgctgctgcagtatcACGAACCAGAACTTTGCTCCTTTTTGGACACCAAGAAGATCACCCCCGACTCCTACGCCATCAACTGG CTGGGCAGTCTCTTTTCCAGCCACTGCCTTCCTGACGTTACCCAGGCCATGTGGGACTTCTACCTCCAGCAGGCTGACCCCTTTCTGGTCTTCTTCGTCATGCTCATCATCCTTGTCAATGCCAA AGAGTCCATCCTTGCACAAGAAGGAGACAGCAAAGAGGACATCATCA AAATGCTGGAATCATCTCCTTCACTTTTGGAAGCTGAGGACATTGAAGATTTGTTCTCACTGGCACAGTATTACCAGAGCAAGACTCCCCTGTCATTCCGAAAG ATGAACCAGAATCTCTTTGGAAGCAGCTTGGTGGCTTTGAAAGAGGAGGACACTGACCTGAGTCAAGCCCTGTGTATGCCTGTGTCTGTCCCTGAGATTCTTCAGGCCAACCAGCAG GACGGGGTCCGATTCTTTGTGGTGGATTGTCGGCCTGCAGAACAGTACAATTCCGGGCACCTGTCCACAGCCTTTCATCTGGACTCTGACCTG ATGCTCCAGAACCCCTCCGAGTTCGCTCTGTCTGTCAAGTCTCTCCTGGAGGCACAGAAGCAGTCTTTGGAGTCAGGCTCCATCGCCAGCGGGGAGCACCTGTGCTTCATGGGaagtgggagggaggaggaggacatgtaTATGAACATGGTGCTGGCACAtttcctgcag aaaaacaaagaatatGTCAGCATCGCTAAAGGAGGCTTCATGG CTCTTCAGAAACACCTGGTGGACATGAATGTGGAAGGTCTGGACTCTTCGTACATCCACTGGATCGTCAGCACCTCAGGATCTCACAGCAGCCTCAGCTCCGCCGAT GGAGAGTCGCTGAGCGGCTCCGCAGACGGCAAAGGCGTCAAGTCTTTGGTCAACAAAATGACTTTTGCTCTCAAGTCCAAGTCGGTGAACGTGAAGGAGAAGATGATCAGTTTCATCGAGAACACGTCCACCCCGGTAGAAAG AATGTCATTCAATCTCCCCTGGCCAGAGAAGGTGACTCCAGACCG ACACGTGAGCAGCAGCGACCGCGTGGGTAAAGCGTACCGCGGAGTGAAGCCTGTGTTCAGCATCGCTGATGAAGAAGAGTACGACACAG ACGAGATCGACAGCTCGTCTATGTCGGACGACGACAGGAAGGAGATCGTCAACGTCCAGACGTGGATGAACAAACCGGATGTAAAGCATCGCATTCCGTGCAACGAGGTGAAGGAAACTGGTCACATGTTTCCCAG CCACCTGCTGATCACAGCCACTCACATGTACTGTCTGCGTGAGATCGCCTCAAGGAGGGGCTTCGCCTACATCCAGTCCAGACAAGCCTTGAACTCCGTGGTGAAGATCACCTCCAAGAAGAAGCATCCAGAGCTGATCACGTTCAAGTTTGGCAGCAACTCCTCGGCTGGAGGCGAGATCACGGCAGTCGAGAG ATATTTGATACCCAATGCAGGCGACGCCACCAAGGTCATCAAGCAGCAGATCATGAAGGTGCTAGATGCTCTGGAAAGCTCATAA